From Candidatus Poribacteria bacterium, one genomic window encodes:
- a CDS encoding sugar phosphate isomerase/epimerase: MSKLKFACHLIQFGGEQQENPEKVLREVADAGWEGVESVPFEGADGLVEMATLARSLGLHIVNAGGAGLDRVRFNITLGNNAAEVPSLRRSEWGGPDPSDEDFENAARTLDDILAYCDAHNIKGFHHAHLGTLLETVDDAERLLAAAPSLWLLFDTGHMLAAGSDPMQVFESENLRNRIGHVHLKDCHADDPETWDYRTQRFGEQACFAELGAGNLGLDVKAALEGLEAVGYDGWVSVELDRPYPPRPAAEAAVVNREYLRGLGY; encoded by the coding sequence ATGAGCAAATTGAAATTCGCTTGCCACCTGATCCAATTTGGTGGCGAACAGCAAGAAAATCCAGAAAAAGTGTTGCGAGAAGTCGCCGATGCTGGTTGGGAAGGCGTTGAAAGTGTTCCTTTTGAAGGAGCAGATGGACTGGTTGAGATGGCGACGCTCGCACGGAGCCTCGGACTCCATATCGTCAATGCCGGTGGTGCCGGACTCGACAGGGTTAGGTTCAACATCACCCTCGGCAATAATGCTGCCGAAGTGCCCTCATTGAGGCGTTCAGAATGGGGAGGACCCGACCCAAGCGATGAAGATTTCGAGAACGCCGCTCGAACCTTAGACGACATTCTCGCGTATTGTGATGCTCACAACATCAAAGGCTTCCACCACGCCCATCTCGGCACATTGCTTGAAACAGTTGATGACGCAGAACGCCTCTTGGCAGCAGCACCGAGTCTCTGGTTACTGTTTGATACAGGCCACATGCTCGCTGCAGGTAGCGATCCGATGCAGGTCTTCGAGAGCGAGAATTTACGGAATCGGATTGGACATGTCCATCTCAAAGACTGCCACGCAGACGATCCTGAAACATGGGATTACAGAACACAACGCTTTGGCGAGCAGGCGTGTTTCGCGGAACTCGGCGCGGGAAACTTAGGACTTGATGTCAAAGCCGCGCTTGAAGGACTCGAAGCCGTCGGTTATGACGGATGGGTCTCCGTCGAACTTGACCGTCCGTATCCGCCGCGTCCAGCAGCCGAAGCCGCAGTCGTAAATCGAGAATATCTGCGGGGTCTCGGATATTAA
- a CDS encoding GNAT family protein, translated as MTQPSLQVGNIVQPITHVDVPQKTDYEGKFISLSPINPQIDVAELYECSHGSDVKEQIWTYMSYGPFDSTHDMHKWLEEGAGSEDPLFFTVHHLESKQRVGMVSFLNIVSDMRRLELGHIWYAPDSQRSNVNTEAIYLMLCEAFDRLKYRRVEWKCDSLNERSRAAALRLGFKFEGLFRQHIIVKGRNRDTAWYSMLDSEWSAIKKNMEMWLYQNPDQQLSLTVLNNSKP; from the coding sequence ATGACACAACCGTCTCTCCAAGTCGGAAATATCGTCCAACCTATTACGCATGTTGATGTACCTCAAAAAACAGACTATGAAGGTAAATTTATTTCACTATCACCAATCAACCCACAAATCGATGTTGCGGAACTCTATGAATGCTCTCACGGATCGGATGTAAAGGAGCAAATCTGGACCTACATGAGTTACGGTCCCTTTGATAGCACACACGACATGCATAAGTGGCTTGAGGAAGGTGCTGGCTCTGAGGATCCACTCTTCTTTACCGTCCACCATCTTGAATCGAAGCAACGGGTTGGTATGGTGAGTTTCCTGAACATCGTTTCAGACATGCGACGACTGGAGCTCGGACATATTTGGTATGCACCGGATTCCCAGCGATCTAACGTGAACACAGAAGCCATATACTTAATGCTCTGCGAGGCTTTCGATAGATTGAAATACCGCCGTGTCGAATGGAAATGTGATTCTCTAAATGAACGTTCTCGAGCAGCAGCATTGCGACTCGGTTTTAAGTTTGAGGGTCTCTTCAGACAACATATAATCGTAAAGGGTCGAAACAGGGATACTGCGTGGTATTCCATGTTGGACAGCGAATGGAGTGCTATTAAGAAGAACATGGAGATGTGGTTATACCAAAACCCTGATCAGCAGTTGTCCTTAACGGTGTTGAACAACAGTAAGCCCTAA
- a CDS encoding AAA family ATPase yields the protein MLKRIKIQGYKSLVDLEVNFGHLAVLVGPNASGKSNFLDALHLLSRVATSRTLKEAFDPPYRGHALESFTFGEEGIKSLLEQETVSFSIEVDVQLSPKIVENVNQQIQKMRPVPLDEDESVSRRSPPTVRSQNLRYRIEIEMLPKFGTLRVANEYLAALNTTGHLSQKRKPFLERVGNQLHLRMEGQARPAHYERGLNYSILSMAHYPPHHPHLVAMRQELASWFTFYFEPRERMRLPSPVKEVHHIGLMGEDLAAFLNTLRGLNPRQFEAIEKSLHTMIPSITGIEVGVNVLGEVELNLCEGEKRVSARGLSEGTLRILGFLALVGAEKSPALIGFEEPENGVHPRRIRRVARFLETRMFLEDIQFIVTTHSSLLPDLIPPESLYVCRKVNGNTEIEPFAMMHRGPLWKKSDIEVALDDEDALSPSERILRGDFDA from the coding sequence ATGCTGAAGCGAATCAAAATTCAAGGGTATAAATCACTCGTGGATCTTGAGGTAAACTTTGGACACCTTGCTGTACTCGTCGGTCCCAACGCTTCAGGAAAGAGCAATTTCCTTGATGCCTTACACCTCCTATCGCGCGTAGCCACCAGTCGGACCCTCAAAGAAGCGTTTGATCCGCCTTATCGAGGACACGCGCTGGAGTCGTTCACTTTTGGGGAAGAAGGCATCAAGAGCCTCTTGGAACAGGAAACAGTATCGTTTAGTATAGAGGTAGATGTTCAGCTTTCTCCCAAGATCGTTGAGAATGTCAATCAACAAATTCAGAAAATGAGACCGGTGCCGCTGGACGAAGATGAATCTGTTTCAAGGCGATCACCACCTACCGTGCGCTCGCAAAATCTTCGGTATCGCATTGAGATTGAGATGCTCCCCAAGTTCGGGACATTGCGGGTCGCGAACGAGTATCTCGCTGCCCTTAATACCACAGGTCACTTAAGTCAAAAACGCAAGCCGTTCTTAGAACGGGTTGGCAATCAGCTGCATTTGCGGATGGAGGGGCAAGCGCGTCCAGCCCACTATGAGCGAGGTCTCAATTATAGTATCCTTTCAATGGCGCATTATCCCCCTCACCATCCTCATTTGGTTGCGATGCGGCAGGAATTGGCGAGTTGGTTTACCTTCTATTTTGAACCGCGTGAACGCATGCGGCTCCCAAGTCCTGTTAAGGAAGTTCACCATATTGGGTTGATGGGAGAAGACCTCGCAGCCTTTCTTAATACTTTGCGAGGTCTCAATCCGCGACAGTTTGAAGCCATTGAGAAATCTCTCCATACTATGATTCCTTCCATAACAGGCATTGAGGTTGGTGTCAATGTGTTAGGCGAAGTGGAATTAAATCTGTGTGAAGGCGAAAAACGTGTTTCGGCACGGGGTTTATCCGAGGGGACACTTCGGATTTTAGGGTTTTTAGCACTCGTTGGTGCCGAAAAATCGCCAGCGTTGATAGGATTTGAGGAACCGGAGAATGGTGTTCATCCTCGTAGGATTCGGCGTGTTGCTCGGTTTTTGGAAACTCGCATGTTTCTTGAAGATATCCAATTCATTGTCACAACACATTCGTCGCTTTTGCCCGACCTCATTCCTCCTGAATCGTTATATGTTTGTCGTAAGGTTAACGGGAATACAGAAATTGAGCCTTTTGCAATGATGCATAGGGGTCCCTTATGGAAAAAGTCGGATATTGAGGTAGCCTTGGACGATGAAGATGCCTTATCGCCTTCCGAACGTATCTTGCGGGGGGACTTTGATGCGTAG
- a CDS encoding type II toxin-antitoxin system RelE/ParE family toxin yields the protein MREVVFYRTVSGHCPVEQFLDSLTAKQSTKVTWTLGLIEELEFIPQQYFKKLTGTDDIWEVRVNVGRDTFRLLSFFDGPRLVVLSHAFAKQTRRIPRSGIRLAENRKQDYFRRKKR from the coding sequence ATGAGAGAAGTTGTCTTTTACCGTACAGTATCAGGACATTGTCCAGTTGAGCAATTTTTGGATTCCCTTACTGCGAAGCAGAGTACCAAAGTCACTTGGACATTAGGGTTAATTGAGGAATTAGAATTTATCCCACAACAGTACTTCAAAAAACTGACCGGTACAGATGATATCTGGGAGGTACGTGTCAATGTTGGTAGAGATACGTTCAGACTTTTGTCTTTTTTCGATGGTCCAAGATTAGTAGTCCTTAGTCATGCCTTTGCCAAACAGACACGGAGAATCCCAAGGTCAGGTATCCGATTAGCAGAAAATAGAAAACAGGATTATTTCAGGAGGAAAAAACGGTGA
- a CDS encoding helix-turn-helix transcriptional regulator: MSDLKRYVQKRKAADAEFAQDYETGYLEFKIGILLRQAREEAGLTQEEVAQKLNTKKSAISRMENHAEDVRLSTLGKYAKVLGKKLYLSVG; this comes from the coding sequence GTGAGTGACTTAAAACGTTATGTCCAAAAACGTAAAGCCGCAGATGCTGAATTTGCTCAAGATTATGAAACTGGTTATCTTGAGTTCAAAATTGGTATTCTACTTCGACAAGCTCGTGAAGAAGCTGGCTTAACCCAAGAAGAGGTGGCGCAAAAGTTAAATACCAAGAAGTCTGCTATCTCAAGAATGGAAAACCATGCAGAAGATGTTAGATTGTCAACTTTAGGGAAGTACGCAAAAGTGCTTGGAAAGAAATTATATTTGTCGGTTGGATAA